From a region of the Toxotes jaculatrix isolate fToxJac2 chromosome 7, fToxJac2.pri, whole genome shotgun sequence genome:
- the slc14a2 gene encoding urea transporter 2 has translation MRSWLPMQPVPILGHMPRSHSTKDIQKNINCSTSAALPTSSPATPFTELQPLMANPDLPSENENSQEDMKEKDPAQPAGPTALQRARVRFLKGVSYFSGDMEVFGKWMEKQFFLLQLLDWVLRGAAQVMFVNNPLSGLIIFAGLILQNYWWALNGFVGTLFATISALILQQSRGAIAAGLYGYNGILVGLLMAVFSNAGDWYWWLLLPNIFMSMMCPIVSSALASINSRWDLPVFTLPFNILVCLHMVATGHYNHHFPQVLIQPRSELPNITWAEIDVAKLFMSVPVGIGQVYGCDNPWTGGIFIISLFISSPITCVHAVLGSTVGMVSGLALAAPFGDIYFGLWGYNCVLACIAIGGMFYALTWQVHLLAITCAFFCAYLGSAIANIMSRFGLPACTWPFCLSALTFLLLTTGTNKIFKLPLAKVTYPEKNLGFFWKMKKQEKMEKAEKEKKESEEQQKAITEEVTLSEKDQLRLELERIEEGRAASEASEIVKDHTDGLEQQGPEEVIRQNGLTEITVADYV, from the exons ATGAGAAGCTGGCTACCCATGCAGCCAGTGCCTATTCTGGGACATATGCCTAGATCACACAGCACAAAG GATATTCAGAAGAATATCaactgctccacttctgctgcACTGCCCACCAGCTCTCCTGCCACCCCTTTCACT GAACTCCAGCCACTGATGGCGAACCCTGACCTGCCTTCTGAGAATGAAAACTCTCAGGAGGACATGAAGGAGAAAGACCCAGCGCAGCCTGCAGGACCCACAGCCCTGCAGAGGGCCAGGGTCCGCTTTCTCAAGGGAGTCTCCTACTTCTCTGGAGACATGGAGGTGTTTGGAAAGTGGATGGAAA AACAGTTCTTCTTGCTGCAGCTGTTGGACTGGGTTTTGCGTGGAGCTGCCCAAGTGATGTTTGTCAACAACCCTCTGAGTGGCCTCATCATTTTTGCCGGCCTTATCCTGCAGAACTACTGGTGGGCCCTCAATGGCTTTGTGGGCACACTTTTTGCTACCATTTCTGCCCTGATTCTGCAACAGAGCAG GGGTGCAATAGCTGCAGGGCTGTATGGTTACAACGGCATCCTGGTGGGTCTGCTGATGGCTGTGTTCTCCAATGCAGGGGACTGGTACTGGTGGCTTCTGTTACCCAATATCTTCATGTCTATGATGTG CCCGATCGTGTCCAGCGCCCTGGCATCTATCAACAGTCGGTGGGATCTGCCAGTGTTCACCCTGCCCTTCAACATCCTGGTGTGTCTCCACATGGTCGCCACCGGCCACTACAACCACCACTTCCCCCAAGTCCTCATTCAGCCTCGCTCAGAGCTGCCAAACATCACCTGGGCTGAAATCGATGTAGCCAAG CTGTTCATGTCAGTGCCCGTGGGAATAGGCCAAGTCTATGGCTGTGACAACCCTTGGACAGGAGGAATCTTCATCATCTCGCTCTTCATCTCTTCCCCCATCACCTGTGTTCATGCCGTCCTGGGATCCACAGTGGGCATGGTTTCAG gtCTGGCTCTGGCAGCTCCTTTTGGAGACATTTACTTCGGTCTCTGGGGATATAACTGTGTGTTAGCCTGCATTGCCATCGGAGGAATGTTTTACGCACTCACCTGGCAGGTGCACCTGCTTGCCATTACATGTG cttttttctgTGCATACCTCGGCTCAGCCATTGCCAACATCATGTCCAGG TTTGGTCTGCCAGCCTGCACCTGgcccttctgtctctctgccctcaCTTTCCTCCTCTTAACCACGGGGACCAATAAGATCTTCAAACTCCCACTGGCCAAAGTCACCTATCCCGAGAAAAATCTGGGCTTCTTCTGGAAAatgaagaagcaggagaagatggagaaggctgagaaagagaagaaagagagcgagGAGCAGCAGAAAGCCATCACAGAGGAAGTGACACTAAGTGAGAAAGATCAACTAAGGCTTGAGCTTGAAAGAATAGAAGAAGGGCGAGCCGCAAGTGAGGCATCGGAGATTGTAAAGGATCATACGGATGGGTTAGAACAACAGGGCCCTGAAGAAGTAATCAGACAAAATGGTCTAACCGAGATCACTGTTGCTGATTATGTTTAA